The genomic DNA tcaacctcaatctgttaaccgccatgcatcctccaaccgcctccaggcactcacacaggaccttcaccgtcttcactggttctgatttaaaagagatgtAGTGCTGGGTATCAttcgcatactgatgaacacccagcccaacccccctgatcTATCCCAGCaacttcatatagatgttaaaaagcatgggggagaggatgaaccctgaggcaccccacaagtgagagcccaggggtctaaacactcatcccccaataccactttctgaacacgccccaggaggaaggagtagAACCACTGTATTACAGtgccccagctcccagctcctctcgatggtccagaaggatgtcatggtcgatggtatcaaaggctattgagagatccagcagaactaggaaacagctttcacctctgtccctagcccgctggagatcattgaccagcacGATCAAGGCAGTTttagtcccatggtgaggcctgaatcctgattggaagggatccaaatggcctgcatcttccaggcgtgcctggagttgttccacaaccacccgctcaatcaccttgcccaataATGGAAGACcaggtgatagttggccatatcaGCCAGgtccaaatatgtttttttttaagaagtggctTAATAACCGTCTCTTTCAGTGGCTCTGGGAAGGCACCCTCAGAGAGGGTCGCATTCACCACCCTGCGGATTCCATCGCCCAGCCGTTCCTGGGTCACTTTTATGAGCCAGGTTGGGCAAGggtcaaggagacaggtggttggtttcacttgtccaagcagcctgtccacatcctcggagaaacagattggaattgatcccacacaacttgactagacaggtctctggcactctcccgctcTGGctctgctcccatggtggagtctacctctttctgaatctgagccactttatctgcaaaaaaaactttgcaaaatcattgcaagagatcttggggtctttaccaggccccgatgacgcaggtggttccgctaaattgcgaagcacctgaaagagtctcctgctgctgttttctgcagatgcagtaGAGGTGGCGAAGAAGGTtctctttgccgtcgctatcgccacttggtaggcttgacattgagctctaacctgtgtccggtcagattcagagtGAGTTTTCCACCACTGGTGCTTTAGctgtctcaacgattgtttcattgccctcagctccagggaaaaccatggggctgtccaggctccatgcaatcagaaacggcgcttcggagccagacagttgatagccctggttaactccgcattccagcgggacaccagggaatcaactgaaaggccatcagcatgggataaaacatcccctaccactctttggcaaccatttggatccattaagtggtgggggtggaccatccaaatcggccccacctccctgcagagggaaaTGGTTTCAGAGATGACCAAGCTATGGCTGcaatccctggaacataacccccacataagttgcAAACTTACTGTATACAAGTTAAGTAGCAGGTTGTATCAGGGAATGATATTATAGAGCATCACGAAAAcatacagcaaaatcatacagGGAAACCCCAGTAGACTGGTGTTTTCTTGCAGGTGTAGTCTGCAACATGTTTTTGACACAGTAACAGTGCATTATTGATTGATTTACTCTGTTTTactagttgttctgtgatgcttgcCCAATGCTGCAACATTATTGCTGTCCAGGACAGCTATAGCACAACAACTCTAcaatagaattgtacagttggaaggggctatgagggtcatctagtccaaccccctacaatgcaggaatattttgctcgaTGTGGGGCTTGAAACCAtgaccctgagactaagagtctcatgctctaccaactgagctatatttTATTGATGGgtgttttaattgtgttgtgtGATTTTTAATAATATGGGGCGAAATCCAATGAAATAGTTCCACTAATGCAAGGACTTCCAGCTGCACAACAtaaccttccctccccctcctctcccttgtACCCCTGGCCCTTTCTGAAATCTGCTCTGCAGGATTAGAGGAGCTCCCAGAAGGGGTTTAGCGTGTACACGgaaaggaagttccattgcacagtcagaagtccttgtgctaataGAAATATTTTACTCAtggttttatttgttattatggAAACTCCTCTGAGATTACCTGGTGATGAAAAGACCAATGGCCTGCCTtcataaaaggcagcttcctatgttaataataataataataataataataataataataataataataataataaaagttccAAAAAATGAATCAGATCAAACCATGAATATCTTGCAGGTGTAGTTAGGCCCTAACATGTAGAAGTTGACCTATCCCTTGCCAGGGTATCCCTACAGACAGGAATGCCAACTTGGCCCTGCGGCCATGGGTTCCCAggaccatgggtgccatgcactgtgcatggccctggcgccaaaatttgtgggtgcccagccccttcatgggcaattttgtgggtgctcaggtacccagggccccagggagctgACACTTATGCCTACAGATAATTATCAATCTGGGAGTAACGCAGAACATTTAAAACGTAACAGGATTAGAAAAAAATACTTTAGAGTTagagggaaaggaaaaagcaTCTTCTACCAGTAGAGAATGTATGCTATGAACATTAAAGGTCAGTTCTGAGAAGTGCAATGTTACAGCAGAATCGCATAACTGGCTGGGTCACTTGTCCATTCCTGTGACCTATGAACCTCCTAGTCATTTTAAATGCAGGACTACCAATGAAAGATATTTACACTTCTCAGTGGTGTATGTCAACATGTCTGTACTATTTAAAAATAGCCCTAAGGGCTGGCTGACCCATTTGATCACGGAGCCTTTCAGTTTGGCAATGTGCTTATGTTTTGGATGTTTCAAACACTTAACTGATTTAGAAGCAGGACAGCAGCCTTGTTCCAGAAGGACCTCATGGCAATGTTTGAGAATGTGATCGCTGCCTCGATCCAAGCGATTTGAGTGAGATACAGAATCTTATGATTATGAAATCAATTTGGGAGGTGCATGGGCTTTTGACTTTTTGCATGgagtttattgttgtttttcattcCAGTTTGTTAATTgctttccagcaaaaaaaaaagtctcaagTGACAATAAAATACATAGTAATACAATTAATAAGCATCTGTTAAAAACAATAGCACACTGTTTATCCACCATAATAAATTAGAAAACAAATACTTTTCCTCCACACAACATCAGGATGAACACCCAGATGTAATTAAAATGGCCACAAGGAACACAACAATTAATATCCAGGTACCTGGGAGAATAGAAACATTTTCacccagaacaaaaaaaaattagtgcTGGTGCCAGGCAGAGGCTGCCACTCAAAAGAGCCCATTCTCTTGCTACCATATTATGGAGACTTCACTTGGAGGGTCTCAAATTATGATCTTACGGTCCAGGTAGGTTAATATAATGAGAGTTAATGCCTGAGGTATTGCGGTTCCAAGCCTTggttgcctttattttattttattttattttattttattttatttttattcaaccaAAAATCCACACACATCAACccaaaaacataaaagaaagaagacaataacaataacaacaacctcaacaacaacaacaacaacaacaacaacatctacaACATATCTTCAGGCCCGTTATTTTCTCTAGGACGGTCATCCTTTTCCTGTGTTGATACATTTTTTGtcaataattttgtttttgttgtattcaATTTGAAGCCTGCTACTTCTCCAAAGGCCCTAATCAATTCAAACACTCTCATCAGGCTCTCCTTGGGATTTTCAGCCATAATAAGTAGATCATCTGTGAATGCCTTGAGTTTATATGCGTTACTTCCCAGAGTGATGCCTTTCACAAGTTGATCTCGTATCTGAATATTTAAAACCTCCATCACTAGGATAAAAATCAGTGGGGACAGTGGACCCCGTTGCAGCGTTCCCTTACTTATTTTACACTTGTCCATGATTTTGCCATTTATGATTATTTTAGCATATTGTTCTGAGTAGATAGCATTTATTCCCTTACAAAGATTTTCGCCCAGACCAATTTTTTGTATTAAATTTTTAAGAAATTTCCAGGAAACGTTATCGAACACTTTTTCAGCGCCGAACAGCATAAAGCTGCTGGTTTATCaattttcaaatccaaatattCTATTGCGTTAATCACAAATCTAAGATTAGTTTGTATCAAATGTCCTGGAAGAAACCCGGTTTGGTGTTTGTgtattatttctttcagaactatTTAAAGCCTATGTGTAATAATATTGGTAAAAATCTTATAGTCATTGTTTAACAGGGCAATAGGTCTATAGTTTGCAATAACTGCAGGATCTGATCCTTGTTTGTGTATAAGGGTGATATAACTCTCTTTCCAAGAATTTGGTAATAGTCCATTCCTAAGGATATAATTCATTCTGTCCTTCGTAAGTAAAAATAGGTAGAAATAGTGATTCTTCtcgtttttttataataaatagcCGGCAAGCCATCCGGGCCTGGTGTTTTTCCTACTTTGCATCTTTGAATTGTTTGTTGCACTTCCATGGCAGTTATTGGCAAATTCAATGTAGAGACTTTCTCCTTGGAGATTAAAGGTAATTAAAGGTAATTTATTTTTCCCAAGTATTCCATTATTTTTTCGGTTTTCTCCAATCCTTCTCTATATAATTCTCTATAGAAATACACAAAGTTTCTACTAATTTCCTTCAAACATcatcaattttaattttatttatgattctctcctcttgtttctttttcagttgccaggccaagagtctgCCTGGCTTATTCGCAAGCTCGAAACTTCTATGTTTTAACCATTTAatcttccattctatttctttgTTAATTATCATTGAGAATTGTGTctgcaatatttttatattttggttgcctttaaagcagcattttgaattggactTGTAAATGAGTTGGCAGCCTGTGCAGCTGGGCCAGATTTCCTATACCACAACTACAACTAAGCCAAATTTTACTTCCTGTGCAActgtttctgaatgctgtatggaaaggTCAAAGGTCAGACACTCAAGTGGCTCCAGCTCAAATGCTTAGTCCAAATCCTCAAGCAgtaccaactgaaactcatctAACAAAATTGAACCAGAGTTCTGGATGTCTCTCAATGCTAGCCTGCTGCAAGAATGGAGCCCAGGTCCTAACAGATACCATCAAAACGCCTTGTGCATGAGTCACAGCAGGCAAACCAAGAATCCAGTGCCTCCTTTTGGCCAGCATACAAAAGGCttcaaaacaaatggaaaagCTGGGCTGGATGGCATACAGAAGATGTAATAGAGGTAGCAAAGATGCTCTTCTTTCTGTAGCCCATTGAGTAGGCTCAATAATGAACAAGTACAGTACTAGCGCTTCATTGCATTCAAGCTGCATACCACAGAACCATCTCAATTCGCAGGGAAATGAGTCTGTGTTCAGCAGCAATCGTGTGAATCACTTGGGTCATATTTGCATTCCACAGGCCCACCAGATCATCCACAGCAGCACCAGCCATATCAGCTGGGAACAATCCCCCCCAAGCCAGCTTATGAGGGCAGATGATACTAATGAACACCAACAGGTGATAAGAGAAAttatccaatatctctattaaaaccaggtctctccatagttttcagtttagtaataagttgtaattcagcaacttctctttcaagtctgtttctgaaattcttttgtaaatagacagctgctttgagatcctgtattgaatgtcctgggagattgaaggcTTCTCcatcttgtgattcctgatatcagatttatgtgaTAAGAGAATGGTGGTAAAATTCTCCATTCACCCTCTTCCTGTCCAGAGTGTATCTGACTACGTGCATTGGGACAGTCCCGTGACTGCCGAGATATTAAataattctgatttttaaaaggtgATAAATACTATTATTGTatgatgtgggggtgggggtcatgaTTTTATCAAGGTGTGATGCAGCTCTTGTATTTTGGCCTAAATCAAATCAGAGCCCTCACAGATTATTGTGAACCACataatagtagagttggaagggaccctgaagatcctctagtctgcaatgcaggaatatgcagccgtcccataCGAGGACAAATTGTGTTGCTTTATTTCTGCACTCTCTATCTCTATGGTGTCCTGTCTGTTTTTTTACGCCCACGGGCTTTGAAAGAAGTAAGGATGTCCAGAACATGGTCTGTGGAACACTTAAGAGCTCTGAATTCATGCTGATGCTGATGGTGTGATGATAAAGCAGTGcaacagaattttattttatttttagaaactaAAGGGTTCATTTAACTTTTATTatattagatatatatatatatatatatatatatatatatatacgcatgCATGCTGTTTAGCTTGGAACGATTCATCCAGAGTACTTCAGGTCTCTACAGTCAGCATTCTGGACAGCCTCACCTTGAAATGCCTATTGAAGGACAAACACAAGCATAATAAAGCTAAGCTGGCTAGTAGGCCTGTGCATAGTTTATCTGAGGCCCAAGGGTGTCTGGGAGGGCCAGGGTGTTTTTGGCATGACAGCGCAAGTCTGGCAGGCACCCCCACTGACcagcttagccctccaaggcccagggcaagtgtacccagctgccgTTCCTCTCTGCACAGGCCTGCTGGCCAGTGTGAAGCTGCTaatgttcttttaaaacaagaatacacaccacaaagcttttattttaatgtaagaAAGAGCAAGGGACAAGCTCCCACTCCAGCAATCAGAAATATGAAATATGGATTTCCCTTGTTTTTCAACAAATCAATATTTAAAGGGACCAATAGGTGGGGGAGCGTCATAGAGATACCTGCCTGTAATTGGGCAGGCTTAATCAACCATGCTGCAAATAAGATTTTCCATGTTGGGGTCCATAGTATGGATGCAAATAtataacattatttttaaaacacagggTTTATGTTTACAGGCACTTACTGAAGGGAACATATATGGACTAACAAATTTTGATGCACAGTACCatgctctagatcagtgtttcctaaacttgggtgtCTAGCTGtatatggactacaactcccatcattgctggctAGCAAGACcagcagtcaggaatgatgggaagtgtagtctgaaaggagctggagactcaagtttgggaaacactactCTAGATaagattgaaaaaaaaattgtaacattTAAACACTGCATGATTGTGGGGCTAGAACCAAATTGTGAGTTCACTGCCTTTAGAAAAGGCCACGTATGTTTTATTGAGTGCTGCATTTAGGTTTTAATGTTAATTTTTTCATTTGCTTGGAAAATTAAGTgagaacacacacattttatattaAAGAAAACTATCTTTATCGTAAACAAGGTATAAAGTACATTATAAGAAATATTGTGcaaaaaatttaaagtagtcaCAAAACAGATATTACACCATTCTCCAATAGTTCACTTTTCTTCAGTATGGTACAATATAAAGCAGAAAAATGCTTGGAGAATCCTGGCGAGGTGTCTTTACTCTCTCCATTTCCTACACAACCCTCATTTTACTGATTTTAATCAATTTTAAACTATACCTTCAATATATAAAAGCAACTTATATACTTCTACCATAAACTATCCTCCAGAGTAACTTTTCAGAATGTAGCATACCATACAACCTTTGTCCTTCCTTCTGAATTCAAGCTGTGTAGTTTACTCTTTAAGgattatattttaaacaaagtGCACTGTATCAAGGTTTTGAAAAATTCAGTGGTATAGAACTGTATTGGTATACAGGAAACAATACACAACTTAAAAGCAGAAATATTCAAGCTAATGGTACTAATCATGTTTTCTAAGGGTATAGTAAAAATACTATTGGACTTGCTTGTAGTAATAATTGAATAGATCAACTGGAACCATACTACATCTCTCACTCAAGTTTATGCTTAGTTGTTTGGAACAGCTATAGTTTATATATGCTAAGATATGGAGGTACATAAGTGGAATTCCATCATCTTTCATAACTGGGCCTCAGAGAATAAACCAAAAGGAAATTACAGCACTCTGCTATAAACAGGTCATCCTGATTCCATATCATAAACTGGTattcttatgtattttgtttaCAACACCTCTTCAGAATTTATAACACCTGCATACCTCTCTGGCTTAAACCTAGCTGAAGCATTGAGCAGGTGAATAGTTTTCCACATGTTTAAAGCCACATTCTTGTGCTGGCATTGTGCTGGCATTGACACTTCCACTTCTCCAAGTACAAAGGAAACCTCCAGCCCTTCTGGTCACTGCTGCTCTCAGAAGTACAGACAGCCATTGCCTCTCCATCTGTTCTTGCACCATCAAAGGATGACAGTGCAGAGAACCACAGACATTTTGCAAGCTGTTTTGTGTCACCGTGAATCTCCAACCACAGTGACAGTAGATAGTTAACAGTATTGTCAGTTGGTGTTATTTCACTGTGCAAGATCAGAAGCAGGAGGTACAATAATATCATTTAATTTGCTCACTTCCATCTGCCAGTTTGGTAACTTCTTGGCTGACAAGTGGCGACGTGCATGCTTTGTTAAGTGGTCACTCCTCATGAATCGTCGATTACACATTGGACAGGCAAAttttttctctcctgtgtgtgttCTGCGATGGCGAGAAAGTTCATCAGAACGTGCAAATCTCCTATCGCAGCCCTTCCAACTACAGCTGAATGGCTTCTCTCCTAAAATACAAAATGGTAGAAACAGAGCATTTATTTACCAACAGAATATACAGTTTTTCTTACACCCATTTTCAAGAAACAGAACAAGAAGTATTCTAAGAAAAATCCTCATCTGCGCTGTCAACACAGACCAGACAAAACCTTATAGAATCACAGTCTTTGTATTTCCTAAACCTGTACAGCCATTTTCTAAAAAGCAGACTTCAAATTAAGCTTTCAGACTTCCAGTCACAAACCTAGAGGAATACTGTACCACTATTAGATTCACTACCCATTCTAAAACAGCAAAACAGTGACAGAATGAAACATAAGCTTAAACCTCAGCAGTGAGATAAAAATGCAATAGCCTTTGTTAAGATTACAGTCCTATACATATATATCAGGGAGAAATAGCCCACTAAACTCAATACTCATAGAACTGCACTATTAGTGAAAAATTCCTATGCAAGTGAAATAATGTTGAGGAAAACTTTGGGTTTCCCGTTATGTTTTCCACAATACAAAACTCAGTAAAGGAGAAACCTCAATATTACATGAATGACATGCAGACACATACAGACAAAACAATTTCCAACTTCTCAAACAAAATTTACCTGTATGTGTTCTAACATGTGCTTTCAAATGGGAACTCTTGAAATATGTTTTTCCACATCCTGGATAGCTGCACACATGGCTTCTTATTCTTAAAGAGTCAATGGATGGAGTGATCTTTGTTGCAGCAGGAGCAAAACCTGGAGCAGGAGCAATAGGTGAGAGCCTGGTGCCATTGGGACTGATCATAGGTGCTTTTGGATTCTGAACAACAGTCTGTGGAACAACAAACATAACAGCTCCTTTGGGAACTTGGGCTCCCATGAACACCATAGGATGACAAAGGTTTTGTGACAACTGACTGCAGGGAGTGTTGGGTACTACTGCTGTCACAACAGAGTTGTTAGCAGACAGTGGAACCATTTGGCAAACCAATGGCACAGGAGGGACTCCTCCTGCTTGCACAGGAGATGTGGGAACTACCAGGGAAGAGCGTTGTGCTGAACCAGGCACAGACAGAGGACTACTGAGTGTGGTCTGCATGAAAGGCACTGGACTGACTGTCAACActgaatgtttttcttctttcatatCTGGTCGCTTATCTTCAGACACTGCAGCAGCCAGTGACACACTTTCACAAGATGGATTTTGTTTCGCTTTTGCATTGCCTTGTTGCCTTGCTTCCCTTGTGTAATCATCCCGAGACCTCAAAATGCTGTCTGTTCTGGCTGGACAGGTTCTGTGACTGCAAAGCTGAGCATCGGCTGTATGGCGAATGACACTTGTCGCCTGTGCTTTCAGCATTCTCGATTCTGAAACTTTTTCGGTCTTCTTAGAAGCTGTTGGAGAGCCCTGCTCATAAGTGTCAACAAGTGACTTGCTCTTTACAGTAGGTGGCGCTGGTGCAGCGGGATGGACTGCCTGAGCCATTTCAAGGTCAGAAGGGCTGTAGGGCGGAGTCAAGCACTGAAAGAATAAAAACATGGTGCAATTAGCTCTCCACGCAACACAACTAATTAGCATGATCTATGAACTTCAGACTGCAATTCTACACATGCTTACTTCAGAGCTAGTGCCAATAAATGGAGTAAATTTCCTTCTGAAGGAGCATGCATAGGACTTAGTTGTAACTAAGAAATTTATAATAATTGAATAAAGCTTACAAAGGCTGATATTTGAAAGTCAGTAGCGGGTAGCAGGTTGTCCTCAAGTTCTTCAGATGTATCTGATGCTGGTGTTATTGGTCTCAGTTCAACGTACTTCTTGAAGTCCGATTTCCAACTGCAGCTCATGGACATTAAAGCTTCTACTGCTTCAAAATCACTCCTAATGTGCTGCTTTTCAGTTATCACCTCCATTCCTTCCTGCTATGAAAAAGAGAGGATGTTTTTCAGTATCAAACAGCAAATATAAGCTTATATGtgcatcaaatatttaaaaaaaaacagattataTGTAGTAACTCCAGTGTTTTAAGagcctctcctttcctttcctatacCCCTCCTTTGAATGGATTATTTATTCCTAGGTTGGATACCATGAAAACTGTAATCAGCCAAGGGTAATGAAATCTTATTGACCTCAATGAAACTCAGTCCACAAAACAATTAAGCTTAAATGGTTATAGTTAAACCAAGGTATCTCATTAGCTCAAAACAGTTTATGTCAAAGTACTTCAGTCCAATCGGATTCGGATCAGTCTGCAAGGTTATGTAGAAACACTTAAAATGTTTCCCAGGATCACTCTAGAGAAACCTATGTGGTGTCCTATGCTGTTttcccagaattgtagagttggaagggaccaggagcaTAATCTAGTTCCAACCTCCTGCACCCAACATGGGGCGAGTCTCATGCCCCAGCAACCAAGCTATCTCAAGTGTTAAAACAAGTTTCAGAAACTGACAGTCTTCCCATCAGGGAACCACACCTTGGTCTCCTGCTTGACAGGCAGGAATACTTACTACTACACTATTATTTCATTAGTTTTATGGTGTACCTTTGCTATTCCAAAGCACAATCCTACACAAGCATGCTCTTAAAGTCATTTGACACTGGAGTTCGGTGGCACATACCCCCATGCAAACATGCACTGACTTCAGCCTTAAAGGTTCCTTTATTGCTACTATTGTGTTTTAGACAAGCTAGGGACACAGccttgtgtttttaaatatttgctttgtgCTAATTCATTCCATTACTAACACAAGGGAGCTGCACTTCTCTCAAAACGTGAGCCCTACACATGGCATGGGAATTAAAACCAAGTCCTATATCTGTAGGGCTTCAGCTTGGCTATCTTTAGGTGATCCAGGCAAGGGCCCTTAAGTTGTGGTTTAGGGGTTCCTGTGAACAACTTGCTCCTCCCCGCTCCAAaaagccaccccacccctcaaattCCTTGCTCGTTTCCTGCGTGCGGAAAACGCACTTTTCTGTTGCGCTCAGCCTTGGTCTGAAGGATGCGTTTTGAATTTATGTGCAACACTTTTTAACCGCCTTTATTAGAGCCCCGTGCATTAAGATCTCTTTCCCATAAAGTTGGCTAACCCGCCAATGCCTGCCTTCAGAGGCAACCCCGTGCACCATGCGCCTGCCCTACAAGTCACGCCCTGACCCGCATGCCAAGCCTTGAAGCGCGCGCCGCAAGGACGGCATACAGGCGCTCCATTCGCCTGCGCGGAGAGCCACAAGAAGGCGCAGAGCAGCCACAGCCGAAAGGGAATGGCTACATCCGCCGCCGCTCGGCGACTACAAGGCCTAAGGAAGGCGGGGGCAGGGAGATCCTCGCCGGCAGCCGGATCTTGGAACCGAGCCACGTTCACCTCAGAAAGCCTCCGCCGGTGACTCACACCGCCCATTCCAAACAGCACGCACTCGCTTCTCAAAGGACCGCCCTGCCCGCCGCCCATTGGCCGCCAAGGTCGGGCGCCGCGGGAGACGATTGGCCGGtcgctacaccccccccccgggagagAGTGTAGGCTCAGTGGGCGGGGACATGTGAACAAAGCGTGATCAGCGGATGCTGCTCGGCGCTCGGGGAACAAGAACTGGGAATTGCCGCTCAGCGACCTTTCCCCTACTTCCTTGCCGCCGCGTTCTAGAATGCGAGAGGCGGGGAGGGGCGGCTCGAGCTCTGGCCAGCCCCGCCCACGCCTCGAGGCAAAAGGAGCAGAGGCGAGCATCTGTGCGTGCCGGAAGAGATctcgcctgctgctgctgctgctgctgggaaaagCTGATGATGCTCGCCCACTTACATCTTCAGCGCGGGGGCGAGCCTTGAACTCAGCGCCCCAACCCTTCCACCCCACCGGTTCATGAGGCTTCtgtaaatgcacatttttttctggGAGGCACCCCACCCACCCGCTTCCTGCGCGTGGGTTTGGGCAGGCCTGGCACGCTCCCATAAAGGCACCAGCAGCCGTGCGAATGTTTGCTTCCTACTCTTGGAACCTGATGGGCGTCAGGAAGCCACACGCGGCACACAGAAAAGCCAAGCCCCCGAATCCAACGAGCTCTGCTGGGAACAGAAAGCGGCTTCCGCCTGAAAATGTGGGGGGCGGGAGAAGTTCCCGCCCAGGCTCGTCTACTAGAGAATGAGGCGGAAGGAAAGGGGCGAATGCACACCGCCAAGTGGGTGCCTGTGGGCGCCTCGCCCGGAGGAATGTGGGGCGAGCGGTCGGCGCCCT from Lacerta agilis isolate rLacAgi1 chromosome 7, rLacAgi1.pri, whole genome shotgun sequence includes the following:
- the KLF10 gene encoding Krueppel-like factor 10 isoform X6 gives rise to the protein MEVITEKQHIRSDFEAVEALMSMSCSWKSDFKKYVELRPITPASDTSEELEDNLLPATDFQISAFCLTPPYSPSDLEMAQAVHPAAPAPPTVKSKSLVDTYEQGSPTASKKTEKVSESRMLKAQATSVIRHTADAQLCSHRTCPARTDSILRSRDDYTREARQQGNAKAKQNPSCESVSLAAAVSEDKRPDMKEEKHSVLTVSPVPFMQTTLSSPLSVPGSAQRSSLVVPTSPVQAGGVPPVPLVCQMVPLSANNSVVTAVVPNTPCSQLSQNLCHPMVFMGAQVPKGAVMFVVPQTVVQNPKAPMISPNGTRLSPIAPAPGFAPAATKITPSIDSLRIRSHVCSYPGCGKTYFKSSHLKAHVRTHTGEKPFSCSWKGCDRRFARSDELSRHRRTHTGEKKFACPMCNRRFMRSDHLTKHARRHLSAKKLPNWQMEVSKLNDIIVPPASDLAQ
- the KLF10 gene encoding Krueppel-like factor 10 isoform X1 gives rise to the protein MVHGVASEGRHWRVSQLYGKEILMHGALIKEGMEVITEKQHIRSDFEAVEALMSMSCSWKSDFKKYVELRPITPASDTSEELEDNLLPATDFQISAFCLTPPYSPSDLEMAQAVHPAAPAPPTVKSKSLVDTYEQGSPTASKKTEKVSESRMLKAQATSVIRHTADAQLCSHRTCPARTDSILRSRDDYTREARQQGNAKAKQNPSCESVSLAAAVSEDKRPDMKEEKHSVLTVSPVPFMQTTLSSPLSVPGSAQRSSLVVPTSPVQAGGVPPVPLVCQMVPLSANNSVVTAVVPNTPCSQLSQNLCHPMVFMGAQVPKGAVMFVVPQTVVQNPKAPMISPNGTRLSPIAPAPGFAPAATKITPSIDSLRIRSHVCSYPGCGKTYFKSSHLKAHVRTHTGEKPFSCSWKGCDRRFARSDELSRHRRTHTGEKKFACPMCNRRFMRSDHLTKHARRHLSAKKLPNWQMEVSKLNDIIVPPASDLAQ
- the KLF10 gene encoding Krueppel-like factor 10 isoform X4, coding for MLNFGVSPFQLAQEGMEVITEKQHIRSDFEAVEALMSMSCSWKSDFKKYVELRPITPASDTSEELEDNLLPATDFQISAFCLTPPYSPSDLEMAQAVHPAAPAPPTVKSKSLVDTYEQGSPTASKKTEKVSESRMLKAQATSVIRHTADAQLCSHRTCPARTDSILRSRDDYTREARQQGNAKAKQNPSCESVSLAAAVSEDKRPDMKEEKHSVLTVSPVPFMQTTLSSPLSVPGSAQRSSLVVPTSPVQAGGVPPVPLVCQMVPLSANNSVVTAVVPNTPCSQLSQNLCHPMVFMGAQVPKGAVMFVVPQTVVQNPKAPMISPNGTRLSPIAPAPGFAPAATKITPSIDSLRIRSHVCSYPGCGKTYFKSSHLKAHVRTHTGEKPFSCSWKGCDRRFARSDELSRHRRTHTGEKKFACPMCNRRFMRSDHLTKHARRHLSAKKLPNWQMEVSKLNDIIVPPASDLAQ
- the KLF10 gene encoding Krueppel-like factor 10 isoform X2, with product MEKRICSKGQRREGSGQLEQEGMEVITEKQHIRSDFEAVEALMSMSCSWKSDFKKYVELRPITPASDTSEELEDNLLPATDFQISAFCLTPPYSPSDLEMAQAVHPAAPAPPTVKSKSLVDTYEQGSPTASKKTEKVSESRMLKAQATSVIRHTADAQLCSHRTCPARTDSILRSRDDYTREARQQGNAKAKQNPSCESVSLAAAVSEDKRPDMKEEKHSVLTVSPVPFMQTTLSSPLSVPGSAQRSSLVVPTSPVQAGGVPPVPLVCQMVPLSANNSVVTAVVPNTPCSQLSQNLCHPMVFMGAQVPKGAVMFVVPQTVVQNPKAPMISPNGTRLSPIAPAPGFAPAATKITPSIDSLRIRSHVCSYPGCGKTYFKSSHLKAHVRTHTGEKPFSCSWKGCDRRFARSDELSRHRRTHTGEKKFACPMCNRRFMRSDHLTKHARRHLSAKKLPNWQMEVSKLNDIIVPPASDLAQ
- the KLF10 gene encoding Krueppel-like factor 10 isoform X3, with the protein product MEKRICSKGQRREGSGQLEEGMEVITEKQHIRSDFEAVEALMSMSCSWKSDFKKYVELRPITPASDTSEELEDNLLPATDFQISAFCLTPPYSPSDLEMAQAVHPAAPAPPTVKSKSLVDTYEQGSPTASKKTEKVSESRMLKAQATSVIRHTADAQLCSHRTCPARTDSILRSRDDYTREARQQGNAKAKQNPSCESVSLAAAVSEDKRPDMKEEKHSVLTVSPVPFMQTTLSSPLSVPGSAQRSSLVVPTSPVQAGGVPPVPLVCQMVPLSANNSVVTAVVPNTPCSQLSQNLCHPMVFMGAQVPKGAVMFVVPQTVVQNPKAPMISPNGTRLSPIAPAPGFAPAATKITPSIDSLRIRSHVCSYPGCGKTYFKSSHLKAHVRTHTGEKPFSCSWKGCDRRFARSDELSRHRRTHTGEKKFACPMCNRRFMRSDHLTKHARRHLSAKKLPNWQMEVSKLNDIIVPPASDLAQ